A part of Paraburkholderia largidicola genomic DNA contains:
- a CDS encoding LysR family transcriptional regulator has translation MKVLDLDAVRAFVLVADLRSFTRAADALDTTQSAVSLKLKRLEAHLGKPLLERTPRVVRLSEHGQTFLDGARDLLSAHDRALGALSADRRRLVLGLSEHVAGTDLAALLARVNAHDPGLVLELHMGLSATLLQQFDERRLDAVVVRSEPDDAPREDGQLLFTEPLSWLATPEWQARAGEPLPLALLAAPCNVRSVALRTLDSMGIAWREAFVGGGVQAVGAAAAAGLAVSPLARRVAPRGLVDSGTRLGLPALPESRVTLHSRVRDARSVESLRLVANGLIAQ, from the coding sequence ATGAAAGTACTCGATCTCGATGCTGTGCGCGCCTTCGTGCTGGTCGCGGATTTGCGCAGCTTCACCCGCGCCGCCGATGCCCTCGACACCACGCAATCCGCCGTCAGCCTCAAGCTGAAGCGGCTGGAAGCGCATCTGGGCAAGCCTTTGCTGGAGCGCACGCCGCGCGTGGTGCGGCTGTCGGAGCATGGTCAGACGTTTCTCGACGGCGCGCGCGATCTGCTGAGCGCGCATGACCGCGCGCTCGGCGCGTTATCCGCCGACAGACGGCGGCTCGTGCTGGGCTTGAGCGAGCATGTGGCAGGCACCGACCTCGCGGCACTGCTCGCGCGTGTCAACGCGCATGATCCGGGGCTGGTGCTGGAACTGCACATGGGGTTGTCGGCGACGCTGTTGCAGCAGTTCGACGAGCGGCGGCTCGATGCCGTGGTGGTGCGCTCCGAACCCGACGACGCGCCGCGCGAAGACGGCCAGTTGCTTTTCACCGAGCCGCTGTCGTGGCTCGCGACGCCCGAATGGCAGGCGCGCGCGGGCGAGCCGCTGCCGCTGGCGCTGCTCGCCGCGCCTTGCAACGTGCGCTCGGTTGCGCTGCGCACGCTGGACAGCATGGGTATCGCATGGCGCGAAGCGTTTGTCGGTGGCGGCGTGCAGGCCGTCGGCGCAGCGGCGGCGGCTGGGCTTGCCGTGTCGCCGCTGGCGAGGCGGGTCGCACCGCGCGGACTGGTCGATTCAGGCACGCGGCTCGGATTGCCGGCTTTGCCGGAATCGCGCGTGACCTTGCATTCGCGTGTGCGCGACGCGCGTTCAGTCGAGTCGTTGCGGCTCGTGGCGAACGGGTTGATCGCGCAGTGA
- a CDS encoding MbcA/ParS/Xre antitoxin family protein translates to MSSAAHYSSAERPLRRPPAEPSMADMSAAGLRAFFNIARDWELSAEEQIILLGSPGRSTFFKWKNAPQTARLGRDTLERLSLLLGIYKALQILLPQPAAADTWVKRPNSAPPFGGRRALDRMLAGNISDLVAVRQYLDAMRGGWA, encoded by the coding sequence ATGTCTTCCGCTGCCCATTACTCGAGCGCCGAACGACCGTTGCGACGACCGCCCGCCGAACCTTCCATGGCGGACATGTCCGCCGCCGGTCTGCGCGCGTTCTTCAACATCGCGCGCGACTGGGAATTGAGCGCCGAAGAGCAGATCATCCTGCTCGGTTCGCCCGGCCGCTCCACCTTCTTCAAATGGAAGAACGCGCCGCAAACGGCGCGCCTCGGCCGCGACACGCTGGAGCGGCTGTCCCTTCTGCTCGGCATCTACAAGGCGCTGCAAATCCTGCTGCCGCAGCCTGCCGCCGCCGACACGTGGGTCAAGCGCCCCAACAGCGCGCCGCCGTTCGGCGGCCGCCGCGCGCTGGACCGCATGCTGGCGGGCAACATCAGCGACCTCGTGGCCGTGCGCCAGTATCTCGACGCGATGCGAGGCGGCTGGGCGTGA
- a CDS encoding RES family NAD+ phosphorylase, with product MTELQWQDQWRVASLAWTPAFRVIPTRFPAVNLFDRVASPEDFDALYALEAMTNDRVRTEVGDLDLVPREERRFGPGYGPIMAALTHLNPQGSRFSDGTYGVFYCARSRETAIAETRYHSGLFLAATQEPPMRQQMRLYTVMAQGDVVDLRDAGSVDASVLSPNDYAPGQALGRAAREAGAPGIVYPSVRDARGECLAAFKTTLLRDCHHAAYLEYNWNGSAVDIVFELNQVG from the coding sequence GTGACTGAACTGCAATGGCAAGACCAATGGCGCGTGGCCTCGCTCGCCTGGACACCTGCGTTCCGCGTGATCCCCACGCGCTTTCCCGCCGTCAACCTGTTCGACCGCGTCGCGTCGCCCGAAGACTTCGACGCGCTCTACGCGCTCGAAGCCATGACCAACGACCGTGTCCGCACGGAAGTCGGCGATCTCGATCTCGTGCCGCGCGAAGAACGGCGCTTCGGTCCAGGCTACGGGCCGATCATGGCCGCGCTCACGCATCTGAATCCGCAAGGCAGCCGCTTCTCGGACGGCACCTACGGCGTGTTCTACTGCGCGCGCTCGCGCGAAACCGCGATCGCTGAAACGCGCTATCACTCGGGTCTGTTCCTCGCCGCCACGCAGGAGCCGCCGATGCGCCAGCAGATGCGCCTCTACACGGTGATGGCGCAAGGCGACGTGGTGGACCTGCGCGATGCCGGATCGGTCGATGCATCGGTGCTGTCGCCGAACGACTACGCGCCCGGCCAGGCGCTCGGCCGCGCGGCGCGCGAGGCGGGCGCGCCCGGGATCGTGTATCCGTCGGTGCGGGATGCGAGGGGCGAATGCCTCGCCGCGTTCAAGACGACGCTGCTGCGCGACTGCCATCACGCGGCCTATCTGGAATACAACTGGAACGGCAGCGCCGTCGATATCGTCTTCGAACTGAACCAGGTGGGTTAG
- a CDS encoding metallophosphoesterase, with protein sequence MDSTLVTVVQHHPVNRTGRDFVVGDLHGCVDALRFLLREVDFDPSRDRLFSVGDLVDRGTQSEEALALLDKPWFYAVLGNHEDALCAVAEGKLKKQWWYGIGGLWSVQVPVETLRAYARRLRTLPLVRVIGSGSERFNVLHAEFLGSDSELDADNLSDEVRQQLLWGRSLAMGSGDPMRQLGLSLTYCGHTPVREVQQIGAQMFIDTGAFGPGGKLTLVEARTTKRWSVTVELARSVGASALALP encoded by the coding sequence ATGGATTCCACTCTTGTCACCGTCGTCCAACATCATCCCGTCAACCGGACTGGACGGGATTTCGTCGTCGGCGATCTGCATGGCTGCGTCGACGCGCTGCGCTTCCTTTTGCGCGAGGTCGATTTCGATCCGTCGCGTGACCGGCTGTTCTCGGTCGGCGATCTGGTCGACCGCGGCACGCAGTCGGAAGAGGCGCTGGCGCTGCTCGACAAGCCCTGGTTTTATGCCGTGCTCGGCAATCACGAGGACGCGCTCTGCGCCGTGGCTGAAGGCAAGCTGAAGAAGCAGTGGTGGTATGGAATCGGCGGGCTGTGGAGCGTGCAGGTGCCCGTCGAAACGCTGCGCGCCTATGCGCGGCGTCTGCGCACGCTGCCGCTCGTTCGCGTGATCGGCTCGGGCAGTGAGCGCTTCAACGTGCTGCATGCGGAGTTTCTCGGCTCGGACAGCGAACTCGACGCCGACAACCTGTCCGACGAAGTCCGTCAGCAACTGCTGTGGGGCCGCAGCCTCGCGATGGGCTCGGGCGACCCGATGCGTCAGCTTGGGCTATCGCTCACGTACTGCGGCCATACGCCCGTGCGCGAAGTGCAGCAGATCGGCGCGCAGATGTTCATCGACACAGGCGCATTCGGTCCCGGCGGCAAGCTGACGCTCGTCGAGGCGCGCACGACGAAGCGCTGGTCGGTGACGGTCGAACTGGCGCGCTCGGTCGGCGCTTCGGCGCTGGCGTTGCCTTGA
- a CDS encoding cytochrome c, which translates to MKRSDGYGGDLDATVFSASRRAALRARRRVWKMAAFAALFSLFALYLAWLEAYDAQPRHADESPLGEAVAQASAPAGGVSGPGPDLVGRGEYLTRAGDCIACHTSDTGRPFAGGRAISTPFGTIYTPNITPDPDTGIGRWTDADFMRAMHEGIGKDGQRLYPAFPYVEYTRVTDQDVQAIRAYLNTVVPVRYTPPSNDLRFPFNQRWLMIFWNLLNFDEGRFVPDPKQSAEWNRGAYLVEGLAHCEECHTPRNFTQGLKTGERLSGAIQAGWHAYNITPHKTSGIGGWSDQEVASYLSTGIAQGRASAAGPMADVVSNSTQYLNREDLRSIAIYLRALKPVDRGESRARAEWGSAASDAVALRGMRIDGVNGAQLFLANCASCHHWTGEGVGASAPGAYPSLIHNSVAGASDANNLAMVILHGVHRTTKDADVLMPAFDRELSDAQIAAVTNYVTKQFGNPRSTSSAEEVGKLRAVPQ; encoded by the coding sequence ATGAAACGATCAGACGGATACGGCGGCGACCTCGATGCGACGGTTTTCTCCGCGAGCCGGCGCGCGGCGCTCAGAGCGCGCCGTCGCGTATGGAAGATGGCGGCGTTCGCGGCGTTGTTCTCGTTGTTCGCGCTGTATCTCGCGTGGCTGGAAGCGTACGACGCGCAGCCGCGCCACGCCGACGAATCGCCGCTCGGCGAAGCCGTCGCGCAGGCCAGCGCGCCTGCGGGCGGCGTATCCGGCCCAGGCCCCGATCTCGTCGGGCGCGGCGAGTATCTGACGCGCGCGGGCGATTGCATCGCGTGCCATACGTCGGACACTGGCCGTCCGTTCGCGGGCGGCCGCGCGATCAGCACGCCGTTCGGCACGATCTATACGCCGAACATCACCCCCGATCCGGACACGGGCATCGGCCGTTGGACGGACGCCGACTTCATGCGCGCGATGCACGAAGGCATCGGCAAGGACGGCCAGCGGCTTTATCCGGCGTTCCCGTATGTGGAGTACACCCGCGTCACCGATCAGGACGTGCAGGCCATCCGGGCGTACCTGAACACGGTGGTGCCCGTGCGCTACACGCCGCCATCGAACGATCTGCGCTTCCCGTTCAACCAGCGCTGGCTGATGATCTTCTGGAACCTGCTCAACTTCGACGAAGGGCGCTTCGTGCCCGATCCGAAGCAGAGCGCCGAATGGAATCGCGGCGCGTATCTGGTCGAAGGGCTGGCGCATTGCGAGGAATGCCACACGCCGCGCAACTTCACGCAGGGCCTGAAAACGGGCGAACGTCTGTCGGGCGCGATCCAGGCCGGCTGGCACGCGTACAACATCACGCCGCACAAGACGAGCGGGATCGGCGGCTGGTCGGATCAGGAGGTCGCCAGCTATCTGTCGACAGGCATTGCGCAGGGCCGCGCGAGCGCAGCGGGACCAATGGCCGACGTGGTCTCCAACAGCACGCAGTATCTGAACCGCGAAGACCTGCGCTCGATCGCCATCTATCTGCGCGCGCTCAAGCCCGTCGACCGGGGCGAGTCGCGGGCGCGCGCCGAATGGGGCTCGGCCGCGAGCGACGCCGTCGCGTTGCGCGGCATGCGGATCGACGGCGTGAACGGCGCGCAACTGTTCCTCGCGAACTGCGCGAGCTGCCACCACTGGACGGGCGAGGGCGTCGGCGCGAGCGCACCGGGCGCGTATCCGTCGCTGATCCATAACAGCGTCGCGGGTGCGAGCGACGCGAACAATCTGGCGATGGTGATCCTGCACGGCGTGCATCGCACGACGAAAGACGCTGACGTGCTGATGCCCGCGTTCGATCGGGAACTGAGCGACGCGCAGATCGCCGCCGTCACGAACTACGTGACGAAGCAGTTCGGCAATCCCCGTTCGACGTCGAGCGCGGAGGAGGTCGGCAAGTTGCGCGCCGTGCCGCAGTGA